The DNA sequence AAAAAACACATAGTATATTATCTCTCAATGAAAAACTTAAAAAAGAGAATGTATTATTAACTATTACAGAAGATGAAATTGACCTGATAGACACTATTTACCTTTCATCCAAATATCCTTTTGGTTCAGTACTGCCTGATTTTGAACCAAATGAAAAAATTACCCTACAGTGTATCCAAATAGCGCAACAGGTTCAAGTTGATATTAAGAAATATCTCTCTTAGCAAATGAAAATCATACTGACAACTTTAAATTCACGCTTTACACACAGTGCCATAGGGCTTCGCTATTTGTATGCA is a window from the Sulfurimonas hydrogeniphila genome containing:
- a CDS encoding HEPN domain-containing protein, which produces MKDETKKWLVFADENFQSAKILLKSHLYNPSLQNTQQAIEKYIKAYLIEYGIKLQKTHSILSLNEKLKKENVLLTITEDEIDLIDTIYLSSKYPFGSVLPDFEPNEKITLQCIQIAQQVQVDIKKYLS